A stretch of Bordetella genomosp. 13 DNA encodes these proteins:
- the ygfZ gene encoding CAF17-like 4Fe-4S cluster assembly/insertion protein YgfZ codes for MHAFYDSIPLGAEGSPLCAPLPGFCVLAAAGDDALTFLHGQLTQDVTGLPDDAARLAGYCTAKGRLLATMVMWRTGPASAVEGAGAVADSVAGASASTAAHTQPRLYALVRDDLADALLKRLSMFVLRAKVKLSRAPLHVAGVQCNADQLPALEDACGGALPTVAWQRAELPAGTWIAAPSSAENCLRWWWIADDAQLQQAAALAQLLARAEPAQWQAADLAAGLPWIGSATQDLFIPQTVNLDLAGGVSFTKGCYPGQEVVARSHYRGTVKRRMAYGQLQNGCGAQELAGVDVYDAAQPGEPCGRVVDAARHVGVSLLFETTLASLPDGDLRLGAPDGPRIAVMPLPYALTAAD; via the coding sequence ATGCACGCTTTCTACGATTCGATTCCGCTGGGCGCCGAAGGTTCGCCGCTGTGCGCGCCGCTGCCCGGCTTCTGCGTCCTGGCCGCGGCCGGAGACGATGCCCTGACTTTTCTGCACGGCCAGCTCACGCAGGACGTGACAGGCCTGCCCGACGACGCCGCGCGCCTGGCCGGCTACTGCACCGCCAAGGGCCGCCTCCTGGCCACGATGGTGATGTGGCGGACGGGCCCGGCCTCGGCTGTGGAAGGCGCCGGCGCGGTCGCGGACTCGGTCGCTGGGGCCTCGGCCTCCACCGCGGCCCACACCCAGCCCCGCCTGTACGCCCTGGTGCGCGATGACCTGGCGGATGCGCTGTTGAAGCGCCTGTCCATGTTTGTCCTGCGCGCCAAGGTCAAGCTGTCGCGCGCGCCGCTGCACGTGGCCGGCGTGCAATGCAATGCCGACCAGCTGCCCGCCCTGGAAGACGCCTGTGGCGGCGCCCTGCCGACGGTCGCATGGCAACGCGCCGAGCTGCCCGCCGGCACGTGGATCGCGGCGCCCTCCTCGGCCGAGAACTGCCTGCGCTGGTGGTGGATCGCGGACGACGCGCAATTGCAGCAGGCGGCGGCGCTGGCGCAGTTGCTGGCGCGCGCCGAACCGGCGCAGTGGCAGGCCGCCGACCTGGCGGCCGGGCTGCCCTGGATCGGCAGCGCCACCCAGGACCTGTTCATCCCGCAGACGGTCAACCTCGACCTCGCCGGCGGCGTCAGCTTCACCAAAGGCTGCTATCCGGGGCAGGAAGTCGTGGCGCGCAGCCACTACCGCGGCACCGTGAAGCGGCGCATGGCCTACGGCCAGCTGCAGAACGGCTGCGGCGCCCAGGAACTGGCGGGCGTCGACGTGTACGATGCGGCGCAGCCGGGAGAGCCTTGCGGACGCGTGGTCGACGCAGCCCGGCACGTGGGCGTGTCGCTGCTGTTCGAGACCACCCTGGCGTCGCTGCCCGATGGCGACCTACGCCTGGGCGCGCCCGACGGTCCGCGCATCGCGGTGATGCCGTTGCCGTACGCGCTGACGGCGGCCGACTGA
- a CDS encoding VIT1/CCC1 transporter family protein, producing MPSKEHHRIFRIGWLRAAVLGANDGIVSTASLIAGVAAAHPSHSAILAAGLAGLVAGSLSMAAGEYVSVRSQADTEAADLQLEVRSLRGNPVQELDELTGIYVARGLAPDLAREVARQLMRHDALDAHARDELGISAYHRARPIQAAVASAGSFAAGAALPLLVSALAPTTHLIVSVGVASVACLGVLGAVAARAGGAPMGRASVRVMLLGALAVGVTAGVGSLFGVAV from the coding sequence ATGCCATCAAAAGAACACCATCGCATCTTCCGCATCGGCTGGCTGCGCGCCGCCGTGCTCGGCGCCAACGACGGGATCGTTTCCACGGCGAGCCTCATTGCCGGCGTCGCGGCGGCGCATCCCAGCCATTCGGCCATCCTGGCCGCGGGCCTGGCCGGCCTGGTGGCCGGCTCGTTGTCGATGGCGGCTGGCGAGTATGTCTCGGTCCGCAGCCAGGCCGACACCGAGGCCGCCGACCTGCAGCTGGAGGTCCGGTCGCTGCGCGGAAACCCCGTGCAGGAGCTGGATGAACTGACCGGGATCTATGTGGCGCGCGGACTGGCGCCGGACCTGGCCCGCGAGGTCGCGCGCCAGCTGATGCGTCATGACGCGCTGGATGCGCACGCGCGCGACGAACTGGGCATTTCCGCGTACCACCGCGCCAGGCCCATCCAGGCCGCGGTCGCCTCGGCGGGCTCGTTCGCGGCGGGCGCCGCGCTGCCGCTGCTGGTGTCGGCGCTGGCGCCGACGACGCATCTGATCGTCAGTGTCGGCGTGGCTTCGGTGGCCTGTCTGGGTGTGCTGGGAGCGGTGGCGGCGCGCGCGGGCGGAGCGCCCATGGGGCGGGCCAGCGTGCGCGTGATGCTGCTGGGCGCCCTGGCGGTCGGCGTGACGGCGGGCGTGGGGTCGCTGTTCGGGGTGGCGGTGTAG
- a CDS encoding PaaI family thioesterase codes for MTGAAAVSAELAERVQASFARQGVMGFIGAELRVLAPGKVEIRVPYRPELSQQNGFLHAGISTTIADSAGGYAAYSLFEPGEDVLTSEFKMNFLAPAAGDHYVATGTVLKPGRRLTVCQAEVHAWRGGQATLCVVGLMTTVRVTPR; via the coding sequence ATGACCGGCGCGGCGGCGGTGTCGGCCGAGCTGGCCGAGCGCGTGCAGGCCAGCTTCGCGCGCCAGGGCGTCATGGGTTTCATCGGCGCCGAACTGCGGGTGCTGGCGCCGGGAAAGGTGGAGATCCGCGTGCCGTACCGGCCAGAACTGTCACAGCAGAACGGCTTTCTGCATGCCGGCATCTCCACCACCATCGCCGACAGCGCGGGCGGCTACGCGGCCTACAGTCTGTTCGAGCCCGGAGAGGACGTGCTGACCTCGGAGTTCAAGATGAACTTCCTGGCGCCGGCGGCCGGCGATCACTACGTAGCCACCGGTACGGTGCTGAAGCCCGGCCGGCGGCTGACGGTGTGCCAGGCCGAGGTGCACGCGTGGCGCGGCGGGCAGGCGACGCTGTGCGTGGTGGGATTGATGACCACGGTGCGCGTCACGCCGCGCTGA